The Schizosaccharomyces pombe strain 972h- genome assembly, chromosome: I genome contains a region encoding:
- the nmd3 gene encoding export adaptor Nmd3 gives MDMDSGSMGVAFQPSEPIASTILCCECGVPTPPNAAAMCMDCIKMTTDITSGIPRESTVNHCRECERYMQPPNNWMIAPLESRELMAICLKKLRGLNQVRLVDANFIWTEPHSRRIKVKLTVQKEAFTNTILQQSFQVEFYVNNTQCPDCARTYTPHIWKAVCQVRQKVLHKRTFLYLEQIILKHKAHMNTVNIKETKDGIDFYFGQRAHAIKMVEFLSAVVPIRYKGSEELISEDFKSNTANYKFTYSIEIVPICKDDLVCLPKTVAKAHGNIAQLVVCTKVGPTIRFLDPLTLQTCDMLPSIYWRTPFPALADIPELTEFIVADVDLLGPTNGKYALADVELIKSSDGSTHLTRTHLGGILNAGNTVLAYHLAVTNFNNEVYDTLREDSIPEVVIVKKTYPQTKKKNRNWRLKTIGMQKAEDVKKQDIERQERDYELFLQNLEEDPELRQGVNLYKAPVKAIAVADTDMDEEDEVDEDIPQISVDELLDDVEAMHI, from the coding sequence atggatATGGACAGTGGAAGTATGGGGGTTGCTTTTCAACCCTCAGAGCCTATTGCTTCAACAATCTTGTGTTGTGAATGTGGAGTTCCAACACCTCCTAATGCGGCTGCTATGTGTATGGattgtataaaaatgaCAACGGACATCACTAGTGGTATTCCACGGGAAAGCACAGTTAACCATTGTCGTGAATGTGAACGATACATGCAACCACCTAATAACTGGATGATTGCACCATTGGAATCTAGAGAATTGATGGCtatttgcttaaaaaagCTTCGAGGCTTGAATCAAGTACGCCTTGTAGATGCCAATTTTATCTGGACCGAACCACATTCCCGACGAATTAAAGTCAAATTAACGGTACAGAAAGAAGCCTTTACAAACACCATCTTGCAGCAAAGTTTTCAAGTTGAATTCTATGTTAATAATACACAATGTCCTGATTGTGCTAGAACTTACACTCCACATATATGGAAAGCAGTTTGTCAGGTTCGTCAAAAAGTGTTACATAAGAGAACGTTTTTGTATTTGGAGCAGattattttaaagcatAAAGCTCACATGAACACtgtaaatattaaagaaacTAAAGACGGAATTGATTTTTACTTTGGCCAGAGAGCACATGCGATTAAAATGgttgaatttttaagtGCTGTTGTTCCTATTCGCTACAAGGGCAGTGAAGAGCTCATTAGCGAAGATTTTAAATCCAATACCgcaaattataaatttacttattcaattgaaattgttcCTATCTGCAAAGACGATCTTGTATGTTTACCAAAAACGGTAGCAAAAGCCCATGGGAACATTGCTCAACTTGTGGTATGTACAAAAGTCGGACCTACGATCCGCTTTCTTGATCCGCTTACTTTACAAACCTGTGATATGCTTCCCTCAATTTATTGGCGTACCCCGTTCCCTGCACTTGCAGATATTCCCGAACTTACTGAGTTCATTGTTGCCGATGTCGATTTATTAGGCCCAACAAATGGAAAGTATGCCCTCGCCGATGTGGAATTGATTAAATCATCCGATGGGTCAACGCACTTAACACGCACCCATCTTGGTGGTATTCTAAATGCGGGCAATACCGTCCTTGCGTATCATTTAGCTGTTACCAATTTTAACAATGAAGTATATGATACTCTTCGTGAAGATTCTATTCCGGAAGTTGTAATTGTTAAGAAAACTTATCCTCAaacgaaaaagaagaatcgGAATTGGCGTCTCAAAACTATCGGAATGCAAAAAGCCGAGGATGTCAAGAAACAAGACATTGAACGTCAAGAACGTGATTATGAGTTATTCTTGCAGAACTTGGAGGAGGATCCTGAGCTTCGCCAAGGCGTCAACTTATACAAAGCACCAGTTAAGGCTATTGCCGTTGCAGATACTGATATGGATGAGGAGGATGAGGTTGATGAAGACATTCCTCAAATAAGCGTCGATGAGTTGTTAGATGACGTTGAGGCAATgcatatttaa
- the mot2 gene encoding CCR4-Not complex subunit Mot2, with the protein MLKTQEIYSSEDEDDMCCPLCMEEIDISDKNFKPCQCGYRVCRFCWHHIKEDLNGRCPACRRLYTEENVQWRPVTAEEWKMDLHRKNERKKREKERKEVELSNRKHLANIRVVQKNLAYVNGLSPKVANEENINVLKGPEYFGQYGKIIKIAINKKAAANSANGHVGVYITYQRKEDAARAIAAIDGSVSDGRHLRASYGTTKYCTSYLRNQQCPNPSCMYLHEPGDEVDSYTKEDLASLQHTRPLSTKPNVVNGATHSPSPSLPFKTPLLPVTKTPLEEANSSPAAQNQHITTVDHVHPQVSMTPSLSTNNTATSVPAPYSSAASVNVVPGHATTILHHEESSALPPTAAWAKLSPSVLQERLRAAVNQQPLDALKSSSTQTSIPKIQKLKAAKLPSEEENTTKWLNKAINDLVSSLSKINFSTEGTEFDKKQIEMIQNLPPLFVFNARSVIDKEVVPEQEKSAENQPPTSLGINNGNPVMPPPGFQS; encoded by the exons atgttaaaaacGCAAGAGATATATTCTTCAGAAGATGAGGATGACATGTGTTG TCCTCTATGTatggaagaaattgatatcTCTGATAAAAACTTCAAACCATGCCAATGCGGATACAGAGTTTGTAGATTTTGCTGGCACCATATCAAAGAAGATCTAAATGGCCGTTGTCCTGCATGTCGCCGTCTGTACactgaagaaaatgttCAATGGCGGCCTGTCACGGCAGAGGA ATGGAAGATGGACTTACATCGAAAAAACGAGAGGAAGAAACGCGAGAAAGAGAGGAAGGAAGTCGAGCTTTCAAACAGGAAGCATCTTGCAAATATTCGTGTTGTACAAAAGAACCTTGCCTATGTAAACGGCCTTTCTCCCAAAGTTGCAAATGAGGAGAATATCAACGTTCTGAAGGGACCTGAATACTTTGGTCAATACGGAAagattattaaaattgCAATAAATAAGAAGGCTGCTGCAAATTCTGCAAATGGTCATGTTGGAGTTTATATTACATaccaaagaaaagaagatgCTGCACGAGCGATTGCTGCAATTGATGGCAGCGTAAGTGATGGGCGACATCTTCGCGCATCTTATGGTACCACTAAATATTGCACTTCTTATTTACGGAATCAGCAATGCCCCAATCCTTCTTGCATGTATTTACATGAACCCGGTGACGAGGTGGATAGTTATACTAAAGAAGACTTGGCATCTCTTCAACATACCCGTCCTCTTTCCACTAAACCTAATGTGGTAAATGGTGCTACTCATTCTCCTTCTCCTTCTCTTCCATTCAAAACACCTCTACTTCCTGTTACGAAAACACCGTTAGAAGAGGCTAATAGTAGTCCAGCTGCACAAAATCAGCATATTACAACAGTTGATCATGTTCATCCACAAGTGTCAATGACACCTTCCTTATCCACTAATAACACTGCTACCAGCGTTCCTGCCCCTTATTCTTCTGCTGCTTCTGTAAACGTCGTTCCTGGACATGCAACAACTATTCTTCATCACGAAGAGAGTTCTGCTCTTCCACCAACTGCTGCTTGGGCAAAATTATCTCCAAGCGTATTACAAGAACGATTACGTGCCGCTGTTAATCAGCAACCTTTAGATGCACTGAAATCCTCATCAACCCAGACTTCAATACCTAAAATCCAAAAACTGAAAGCTGCGAAATTACCCTcggaagaagaaaacacTACAAAGTGGCTTAACAAAGCAATTAATGACTTGGTTTCATCGTTGagtaaaatcaattttagCACGGAAGGAACtgaatttgataaaaagcAAATCGAAATGATTCAGAATCTTCCTCCGTTGTTTGTATTCAACGCGCGTTCTGTTATTGACAAGGAGGTTGTCCCTGAACAGGAAAAAAGCGCCGAGAATCAACCTCCTACTTCTCTAGGAATTAATAACGGCAACCCTGTAATGCCTCCTCCTGGTTTCCAAAGTTag
- the cph1 gene encoding Clr6 histone deacetylase-associated PHD protein-1 Cph1 yields MASSINNSSQPTVPSISNNSHGDSFVNEGPPSNFKNNSLTSSTHSSTDHVNVLPISQDKEMDISSPVKKQKASYSNKSPNKAPIQKSRGSSLKSHLETESQQTPVKRRRRKATIRNVDYCSACGGRGLFICCEGCPCSFHLSCLEPPLTPENIPEGSWFCVTCSIKSHHPPKHPLSIWSQLYDWIDSQNPSQYRLPDDLVHYFHGISRGDTGAYKETEGEMDTDEFSALPTGSSITNLAYCGYCSKPSMGACWVYGCQLCDTFYHKNCKEHAKKCSHDSIGKKGMRVPKNAVVIRTPLVLDTTSNTLNPKVMISGWQFLMGEFPSDELLYFPRLPVSCLYKVSEDGLIKDFLYAIGIEAKKFNNERKKRELEVIPPDVKSALLPARTHPNLPIALRTLFNKART; encoded by the coding sequence ATGGCATCCTCTATAAACAATTCATCTCAACCTACAGTACCTTCAATTTCTAATAATAGTCATGGCGACTCTTTCGTAAATGAAGGTCCCCCttctaattttaaaaataattctttaacATCATCAACTCACTCTTCAACTGACCATGTAAATGTCTTGCCAATTAGCCAAGACAAAGAGATGGATATAAGTTCTCCAgtgaaaaaacaaaaagctaGTTATTCGAATAAATCTCCAAATAAAGCACCTATTCAAAAAAGCCGGGGTAGTTCCCTAAAAAGTCATCTCGAAACCGAATCTCAACAAACTCCTGTAAAGCGACGGAGACGAAAAGCGACTATACGCAACGTCGACTATTGTAGTGCATGCGGAGGAAGAGgtctttttatttgttgcGAGGGATGTCCTTGCAGTTTCCATCTTTCATGCTTGGAACCTCCCTTGACTCCTGAAAATATTCCAGAAGGATCTTGGTTTTGTGTGACTTGCTCAATCAAATCGCATCACCCTCCTAAGCACCCTCTTAGTATATGGTCCCAGCTTTACGATTGGATTGATTCTCAGAATCCCTCGCAGTACCGATTGCCCGACGACCTTGTGCATTATTTCCATGGAATATCTCGTGGGGATACAGGTGCTTATAAGGAAACTGAAGGAGAAATGGATACTGACGAGTTTTCTGCTTTGCCGACTGGCTCCTCTATCACTAATCTAGCTTACTGTGGTTATTGCTCTAAGCCATCAATGGGTGCTTGTTGGGTCTATGGTTGCCAGCTGTGTGACACCTTCTAtcataaaaattgtaaagaGCATGCTAAAAAATGCTCTCATGACTCcattggaaaaaaaggtaTGAGAGTACCAAAAAACGCCGTGGTGATAAGGACGCCCTTGGTGTTGGATACAACTTCTAATACTCTTAATCCTAAAGTCATGATTTCAGGATGGCAATTTCTTATGGGAGAGTTTCCAAGTGATGAACTTCTCTATTTCCCAAGATTACCCGTGAGTTGTCTCTACAAAGTTTCAGAAGACGGTCTCAtcaaagattttttgtACGCGATTGGCATAGAAGCTAAAAAGTTTAATaatgaaaggaaaaaacGAGAGTTAGAGGTTATTCCTCCAGACGTAAAAAGCGCACTACTTCCTGCGAGAACGCACCCAAACCTACCTATTGCACTACGCACTTTATTCAATAAGGCACGCACTTGA
- the upf1 gene encoding ATP-dependent RNA helicase Upf1 — protein sequence MSLGLQPNNDISSLVSSKNMTSENGLEHQFEELLVEKQYSEEHCAYCHIKNPNSILKCLHCNKWFCNVRGKSGASHIISHLVRARHKQVALHSHSSLSDTVLECYNCGTRNVFLLGFIPAKAKTVVVLLCRQPCARASIAKDMNWDLTQWQPIISDRQFLPWLITPPSEEEQKLAIPITSQQMVRLEELWRKDPNANLEDLDKPIEDDSLPSVELRYKDAHAYQAVLSPLIQAEADYDKRLKESQTQKDVVVRWDQAINKRYTAWFLLPKLESGEIRLAIGDEMKLTYEGELRAPWSSTGYVIKIPNNVSDEVGLELKRSDKVPIECTHNFSVDYVWKSTSFDRMQTALRLFATDGSRLSSFLYHKLLGHDIPPSFLKPKLPSDLSVPNLPKLNASQSEAVRAVLSKPLSLIQGPPGTGKTVTSASVVYHLATMQSRKRKSHSPVLVCAPSNVAVDQLAEKIHRTGLRVVRVAAKSREDIESSVSFLSLHEQIKNYKFNPELQRLLKLRSENNELSIQDEKKLRILVAAAEKELLRAAHVICCTCVGAGDRRISKYKFRSVLIDEATQASEPECMIPLVLGAKQVVLVGDHQQLGPVVMNKKVALASLSQSLFERLIILGNSPFRLVVQYRMHPCLSEFPSNTFYEGTLQNGVTTSERIARHVDFPWIQPDSPLMFYANFGQEELSASGTSFLNRTEASTCEKIVTTFLRSNVLPEQIGIVTPYDGQRSYIVQYMQNNGSMQKDLYKAVEVASVDAFQGREKDFIILSCVRSSEHQGIGFVNDPRRLNVALTRAKYGVIVLGNPKVLAKHALWYHFVLHCKEKGYLVEGTLNSLQKFSLTLTPPQKPQKFKRDLNVQRSLSPIQNAGSAMLPSFSNLPNLYSSSYLEEWNVFAQYKRRESNATDFEDFRSQVGDDESKFDEPTRF from the coding sequence ATGTCTTTAGGGCTACAACCTAATAATGATATTTCATCTTTAGTtagttcaaaaaatatgacTTCTGAAAATGGACTAGAGCATcaatttgaagaattatTAGTCGAAAAACAATATTCTGAAGAACACTGTGCCTATTGCCACATAAAGAATCCAAATTCTATATTGAAATGTTTGCATTGTAATAAATGGTTTTGTAATGTAAGAGGGAAATCTGGAGCTTCGCATATCATTAGTCACCTAGTTCGTGCTCGACATAAGCAGGTTGCTTTACATAGCCATTCTTCTCTTTCAGACACAGTACTTGAGTGTTATAATTGTGGAACGAGAAATGTGTTTCTATTAGGATTTATACCAGCAAAAGCTAAGACAGTGGTTGTTTTATTATGCCGACAACCTTGTGCTAGAGCTAGCATAGCTAAGGATATGAACTGGGACTTGACTCAATGGCAACCCATTATTTCAGATCGTCAGTTTCTTCCATGGTTGATAACTCCTCCATCCGAAGAGGAACAAAAGCTTGCAATCCCAATCACTTCACAGCAAATGGTTAGGCTTGAAGAACTTTGGCGTAAAGACCCTAATGCTAACCTCGAAGACTTGGATAAGCCCATTGAGGATGATTCATTACCTTCAGTAGAACTTCGATATAAAGATGCTCACGCGTATCAAGCAGTTCTTTCTCCGCTCATTCAAGCGGAGGCTGACTATGATAAACGACTCAAAGAATCGCAGACTCAAAAAGATGTTGTGGTTCGGTGGGATCAAGCTATCAATAAACGATATACTGCTTGGTTTCTCCTTCCCAAACTTGAATCTGGTGAAATTCGGTTGGCCATAGGAGATGAAATGAAGCTTACATATGAAGGAGAACTAAGAGCACCCTGGAGCTCCACAGGATatgttattaaaattcCTAACAACGTTTCAGATGAGGTAGGTTTAGAACTGAAGCGTTCAGATAAAGTACCTATCGAATGTACTCATAATTTTTCCGTCGATTATGTTTGGAAATCTACTTCATTTGATCGAATGCAGACTGCTTTGAGGTTATTTGCTACAGACGGATCACGTCTTTCAAGCTTTTTGTATCATAAATTGCTAGGACACGATATCCCTCCTTCCTTCCTGAAACCAAAATTACCGTCTGATTTATCGGTGCCTAATCTGCCAAAATTGAATGCTAGTCAGAGCGAAGCTGTTCGTGCAGTATTAAGTAAGCCACTCTCGTTAATTCAAGGGCCGCCAGGTACTGGAAAAACTGTCACCTCAGCATCTGTAGTCTATCACCTGGCCACGATGCAATCACGCAAGCGTAAATCCCATTCTCCCGTATTAGTTTGTGCACCTTCGAATGTTGCTGTTGACCAACTTGCTGAAAAAATACATCGTACAGGACTTCGTGTCGTTCGAGTTGCCGCAAAGTCTAGAGAAGACATAGAATCATCggtttcctttttatctCTTCATGagcaaattaaaaactataAGTTTAATCCAGAGTTACAACGTTTATTGAAGCTACGAAGTGAAAATAACGAATTATCTATTCaggatgaaaaaaaactgCGTATTTTGGTTGCTGCTGCCGAAAAAGAACTATTACGTGCGGCTCATGTCATTTGTTGTACTTGTGTTGGTGCTGGTGATAGAAGGATTTCCAAGTACAAATTTCGTTCAGTACTTATTGACGAAGCTACACAGGCTTCAGAACCTGAATGCATGATTCCTTTAGTTTTAGGCGCCAAACAAGTAGTACTTGTTGGTGATCACCAACAACTGGGACCGGTTGttatgaataaaaaggTTGCATTAGCTAGCCTTTCCCAATCACTTTTTGAGCGACTGATTATATTAGGAAACTCTCCTTTCAGATTAGTTGTGCAATATCGTATGCATCCCTGTCTTTCAGAATTTCCATCGAACACTTTTTATGAAGGTACTCTTCAAAATGGTGTCACTACTTCTGAGCGTATTGCTAGACATGTTGATTTTCCATGGATACAACCTGATTCGCCATTAATGTTTTATGCAAATTTCGGTCAGGAAGAGCTGTCGGCTAGCGGTAcatcatttttaaacagAACGGAAGCCTCAACGtgtgaaaaaattgttacCACATTTTTAAGAAGCAACGTGCTTCCTGAGCAAATTGGTATTGTTACTCCATATGATGGTCAGCGTTCCTATATTGTTCAGTACATGCAAAATAACGGATCAATGCAGAAGGATCTTTATAAAGCTGTTGAAGTAGCATCGGTGGATGCGTTCCAAGGAAGAGAAAAGGACTTCATTATTTTGTCGTGTGTACGTTCTAGTGAACACCAAGGTATTGGTTTTGTTAACGATCCAAGAAGGTTGAACGTTGCATTGACTCGAGCAAAGTATGGTGTAATTGTTCTCGGTAATCCAAAAGTCCTTGCTAAACATGCTTTATGGTATCATTTTGTCCTCCATTGCAAGGAAAAAGGATATTTAGTTGAAGGCACTTTGAACAGCTTACAAAAGTTTTCCTTAACCCTTACTCCTCCTCAGAAAcctcaaaaatttaaaagagaCCTCAATGTACAAAGATCACTATCTCCTATACAGAATGCCGGTTCTGCCATGTTACCTTCGTTTTCTAATCTTCCGAACTTATACTCTTCCTCGTATCTTGAAGAATGGAATGTCTTTGCTCAATACAAACGAAGAGAAAGCAACGCTACCGACTTTGAAGACTTTAGAAGTCAGGTTGGTGATGATGAAAGCAAGTTCGACGAACCTACTAGGTTCTAG
- the pom2 gene encoding DYRK family protein kinase Pom2, with amino-acid sequence MVGLISTSETLPKQESKSSSAPVSNFLSPNNLTEQTCSPLRAHSTFKEPVFLLSQRQYSHNSKILTELINSVKRPNKPDQNEEKSAVGIEEKSFKDEHLAQKKGLHHFADLKEIFLNKNLSTLDGLQDASLHDNIQSGKLDNPVISQNRRIVLEKLANPNSSKEYETIPTVENRHPLNKLSKTKTLAYEETINQLDETPGGTNYPMNKKKTLSSETNKYEYPQQSKFHECSQFASPRSSIVNGPRTLGKNSKRADDTARMASRMKPSNFNNNIQSSSYGHASQSTKLTSQRDNDHQKDLNFSPYKSIPLNNRPYSPMSEIVGFSGSTTPLDTYGNRPSGKKFNKNSKFRPPGSTISSYSSASTLRRLPRAPGSKVHAERQNSTFNSGISLRALRKEMGNTAPVSSNQLLKDADLVMENLSTRNTEKVLREVNILKRLRESCVAITAKSYDTLDERKIRSLTTFEYLEIKNFQKIYFTGSENCQKLSKQIPLDECNEALFDDDNGDYKAIQGDHLLYRYEIIDTVGKGSFGQVLKCIDHKRGQVVAIKVIKNRQKFHGQTLVEVGILKRLCEADPADKNNVIRYLSHFDFRGHLCIVTELLGSNLFDVIRENNYKGLPLIVVKSFALQGLQALRLLQGQNIIHCDLKPENLLLSHPLKARIKLIDFGSSCFYNEKVYTYLQSRFYRAPEIILGLEYGKEIDIWSFGCILAELFTGVPLFPGGNETEQLGYIMEVLGPPPMALIRNSTRSKAYFDSEGKPHPITDSHNRLLVPSTRTFSQLLNTKQASFLDFLSKCLKWDPKDRITVDSALQHEFILGKTSQKPMVSKGSHPLPDLPV; translated from the coding sequence ATGGTGGGGTTAATAAGTACAAGCGAAACGCTGCCTAAACAGGAGAGTAAAAGTTCCTCAGCCCCAGTGTCTAATTTCCTTTCTCCTAATAATCTGACTGAACAGACATGCAGTCCTCTAAGAGCTCATTCTACTTTTAAAGAGCCCGTATTTCTGTTATCGCAACGCCAATATTCACACAATAGCAAAATACTTACagaattaataaatagtGTGAAAAGGCCTAACAAGCCCGAtcaaaatgaagaaaaatcgGCTGTTGGAATAGAAGAGAAGTCCTTTAAAGATGAACACTTGGCACAGAAAAAAGGATTGCATCATTTTGCAGATCTAAAAGAAATCTTTctgaataaaaatttgagtaCTTTGGATGGTTTACAAGATGCATCGCTTCATGACAACATACAGAGTGGAAAATTAGACAACCCAGTTATATCTCAAAACCGTCGCATTGTACTAGAAAAGCTTGCTAATCCCAATTCCAGCAAAGAATATGAAACCATCCCTACAGTCGAAAACCGACATCCACTCAACAAATTAAGCAAGACAAAAACTTTAGCTTACGAAGAAACTATTAATCAGCTAGATGAAACCCCAGGAGGAACGAATTATCCcatgaacaaaaaaaaaacattatcTTCTGAAACTAACAAATATGAATATCCACAACAATCGAAATTCCATGAATGTTCTCAATTTGCTTCACCACGGTCTTCTATAGTAAATGGACCCAGAACCCTCGgaaaaaattctaaaagaGCTGATGATACTGCAAGAATGGCTTCGCGAATGAAACCAtccaattttaataataatattcaGAGCAGTTCATACGGACATGCATCACAATCTACGAAATTAACGTCCCAAAGAGACAATGATCATCAAAAAGATCTCAACTTTAGTCCATATAAAAGTAttcctttaaataataGGCCTTATTCTCCTATGTCAGAAATTGTTGGTTTTTCTGGTTCTACAACTCCTCTGGACACTTATGGTAACAGACCAAGTGGTAAGAagtttaacaaaaattcgAAATTTCGCCCTCCAGGTTCAACAATTTCTAGTTATTCATCCGCTTCTACGTTACGTAGACTTCCGAGGGCTCCCGGTTCAAAAGTTCATGCAGAAAGACAAAATTCAACATTCAATTCAGGGATTTCTCTAAGAGCTTTAAGGAAAGAAATGGGTAATACAGCTCCTGTTTCTAGCAATCAGTTATTGAAAGATGCAGATTTGGTTATGGAAAATTTGAGTACTAGGAACACCGAAAAAGTCTTGCGTGAAGTCAATATTCTTAAACGGCTTCGTGAAAGTTGTGTAGCTATTACTGCTAAATCCTACGACACTCTTGATGAACGGAAAATTCGAAGTTTGACAACCTTTGAATACTTAgaaatcaaaaactttcagaaaatttattttactggCTCTGAAAATTGTCAAAAGCTGAGCAAACAAATCCCTCTCGACGAATGCAATGAAGCTTTatttgatgatgataatGGAGATTACAAAGCTATTCAAGGTGATCATTTGCTTTATCGCTATGAAATTATTGATACCGTGGGAAAAGGGAGCTTTGGTCAAGTACTGAAGTGCATCGATCACAAACGCGGTCAAGTTGTCGCTATAAAGGTTATTAAAAATCGTCAAAAGTTTCACGGACAGACTTTAGTAGAAGTCGGCATTTTAAAGCGACTTTGTGAAGCTGACCCCGCCGACAAAAACAACGTTATTCGATACCTATCTCATTTTGATTTTAGGGGTCATTTGTGTATTGTTACTGAATTATTGGGTAGCAATCTTTTTGATGTTATCCGTGAAAACAATTACAAAGGACTGCCTCTTATTGTTGTTAAGAGTTTTGCTCTTCAAGGACTTCAAGCTTTAAGGCTATTGCAAGGGCAAAACATTATACATTGTGACCTTAAACCAGAAAATCTCCTTCTTTCACATCCTCTTAAAGCAAGAATTAAACTAATTGACTTCGGAAGCAGTTGTTTTTATAACGAAAAGGTTTACACTTACTTGCAGTCTCGATTTTATCGAGCTCCAGAAATAATATTAGGTTTAGAGTATGGAAAAGAGATTGATATTTGGAGCTTCGGCTGCATTTTAGCAGAACTTTTTACTGGTGTTCCTCTTTTCCCAGGGGGTAATGAAACTGAACAATTAGGTTATATTATGGAAGTATTGGGCCCTCCTCCAATGGCATTGATTAGGAATTCAACAAGGTCGAAGGCTTATTTTGACTCGGAAGGAAAACCACATCCAATTACGGATAGTCATAATCGGTTACTAGTTCCATCTACTAGAACATTTAGTCAGCTTCTAAACACAAAGCAGGCTTCTTTCcttgattttctttcaaaatgtttGAAATGGGATCCAAAAGATAGGATTACTGTTGATTCAGCACTTCAACATGAGTTTATATTGGGAAAAACATCTCAAAAACCCATGGTATCAAAGGGTTCACATCCCTTACCAGACCTCCCAGTTTAA